One genomic window of Cytophagia bacterium CHB2 includes the following:
- a CDS encoding extracellular solute-binding protein encodes MLSRLFTVTNLFIISVLIACLALFVLVLAPADPSEDGDDTVTRIHFADNISAAHRKLIERFNEKYRGEIEVVPVDLPFNKFSTNERKQLLTRSFRSKTTRIDVFAVDLVWVPRFVKWAEPLSPHFTAAERSDFLPYALESCYFDSVLVSVPFYIDIGLMYYRKDILQKLPDYPAIEKKLQASVTWEEFVHLSRRPELAQHPFYLFPADNYEGLVCSFVEATNSQGAPLFAGDSLRLNTLPALRALRLLVNLVNQYRVTPPLVTEYKEIEVYEYALAQDAIFFRGWPGNLQGYRANFREKIDNIGVAALPHFEGAAPTSIFGGWNLMISKDSEKKEQALKFLRFITSKEMQQMMYEEMGYLPANRRVYEDQAYFASQPELPYLHQLLEQGTHRPALVEYTKISDILSFYIKKAIKLELPPEQALQSAQEAIRSEKVLVN; translated from the coding sequence ATGCTGTCAAGGCTTTTCACCGTAACCAATCTCTTCATCATCTCCGTTTTGATTGCCTGCCTGGCGCTTTTCGTTCTGGTGCTTGCCCCCGCCGATCCCTCTGAAGACGGCGACGACACGGTCACCCGCATTCACTTTGCCGACAACATCTCTGCGGCGCATCGCAAACTGATCGAACGCTTCAATGAAAAATATCGCGGCGAAATCGAAGTGGTGCCAGTGGATTTGCCGTTCAACAAATTCAGCACCAACGAGCGCAAACAGCTTCTCACGCGCTCGTTCCGCAGCAAAACCACGCGCATTGACGTGTTTGCGGTGGATTTGGTTTGGGTGCCGCGTTTCGTCAAATGGGCCGAGCCGCTTTCGCCGCATTTTACCGCGGCCGAACGCAGCGATTTCCTGCCCTATGCTCTGGAATCCTGCTATTTCGATAGCGTTCTGGTCAGCGTTCCTTTTTATATCGACATCGGTTTGATGTACTATCGCAAAGATATTTTGCAAAAACTGCCGGATTATCCTGCCATCGAAAAAAAGCTGCAAGCCTCCGTCACCTGGGAAGAATTTGTTCACCTCAGCCGGCGTCCGGAACTGGCGCAACATCCTTTTTATCTTTTTCCGGCAGATAATTATGAAGGCCTGGTGTGCAGCTTCGTTGAAGCCACCAACAGTCAGGGCGCGCCCTTGTTTGCCGGAGACTCGTTGCGCTTGAACACACTGCCGGCGCTGCGCGCCTTGCGTTTGTTGGTGAATCTGGTCAATCAATATCGCGTGACGCCGCCGCTCGTCACCGAGTATAAAGAAATCGAAGTGTATGAGTACGCGCTTGCGCAGGATGCCATTTTCTTTCGCGGCTGGCCGGGAAATTTGCAAGGTTACCGTGCCAATTTTCGCGAGAAAATCGATAACATCGGCGTGGCGGCGCTGCCGCATTTTGAGGGCGCTGCCCCCACTTCCATTTTTGGCGGTTGGAATTTGATGATCTCGAAAGATTCGGAGAAAAAAGAGCAAGCGCTCAAATTTCTACGCTTCATTACCAGCAAGGAAATGCAACAGATGATGTATGAAGAAATGGGATATCTACCGGCCAACCGGCGGGTGTATGAAGATCAAGCTTATTTTGCCTCGCAACCGGAGCTGCCGTATCTGCATCAGCTTTTGGAGCAGGGCACGCACCGGCCGGCCCTGGTGGAATACACCAAAATTTCGGATATTCTTTCTTTCTACATCAAGAAAGCGATTAAGCTGGAGCTACCGCCTGAGCAAGCCCTGCAAAGCGCGCAGGAAGCGATTCGCTCAGAGAAAGTTTTGGTTAATTGA
- a CDS encoding histidine kinase produces MKLREHPFVQKLRRYHFELKHILLLFIIVIAFQIVISFVQKNALREFLNQTQAWYQRDSAEQIAHLAATSLELLLENASEARVQSAEGRQKILQALNIIFSQQLLTRNIDEACVLVSYGDEIVAIDDGAVLYNYFFENSRALPRADLPHAEAVHSYQKLRQQLMATEQIHSILEGRQTFHVFAPFVPKGEYAGAVYIKNTPDFAFVTREIIASHTQSSLVFMGMIFFGLVAMLYVSSHTVRERDEAQKLLFEEREEQIKERIHFQKEAQFAKRIYHTHHKAEKVMGFIKEDLRSISAERIDDVKYRVTKYANYVARAIYDMKSYEPPLQAIRNPLFKTDINEVLRFIVQHICLRVATQSDKFDFQLDLDQRLPRVPINEFVVWEILEPLLRNGMEHSGAGRITITVHTRYYPEQKFSRVTIADDGKGIDPALLATNSAGIKRIFLENISTKENEHNSGYGCYLAYEIAKQRCGWDLEVANLPARGCQFTLTIPHESH; encoded by the coding sequence ATGAAGCTGCGAGAACATCCCTTCGTCCAAAAATTACGCCGCTACCATTTTGAATTGAAGCACATCCTGCTGCTCTTCATCATTGTTATTGCCTTTCAAATCGTGATTTCGTTCGTGCAAAAAAACGCGTTGCGCGAGTTTCTCAATCAAACGCAGGCGTGGTATCAGCGCGATTCTGCCGAGCAAATCGCGCATCTCGCCGCCACTTCGCTGGAGCTGTTGCTGGAAAACGCTTCAGAAGCGCGCGTGCAAAGCGCGGAAGGGCGGCAAAAAATCTTGCAGGCGCTGAACATCATTTTCAGCCAACAGCTCTTGACGCGCAACATCGATGAAGCCTGCGTGCTGGTCTCGTACGGGGACGAGATCGTGGCCATCGACGACGGCGCGGTTTTGTACAACTATTTTTTTGAAAACAGCCGGGCGCTGCCGCGCGCGGATTTGCCGCATGCCGAGGCGGTTCATTCCTACCAAAAGCTGCGGCAGCAGTTGATGGCCACCGAACAAATTCACAGCATTCTGGAAGGCCGGCAAACGTTTCACGTATTTGCGCCGTTCGTGCCCAAAGGCGAGTATGCCGGCGCGGTTTACATTAAAAACACGCCGGACTTTGCCTTTGTGACGCGCGAGATCATTGCCAGTCACACGCAGTCGAGCCTGGTGTTCATGGGCATGATTTTCTTTGGACTGGTGGCGATGCTGTACGTCTCTTCGCACACCGTGCGCGAGCGCGACGAGGCGCAAAAACTCTTGTTTGAAGAACGCGAAGAGCAGATTAAAGAACGCATTCATTTTCAAAAAGAGGCGCAGTTTGCCAAGCGCATTTATCACACACATCACAAAGCCGAAAAGGTAATGGGCTTCATCAAGGAAGATTTGCGTTCGATCTCAGCGGAACGCATTGACGACGTCAAATATCGCGTCACGAAATATGCCAACTACGTGGCGCGCGCCATCTACGATATGAAATCCTACGAGCCGCCGCTGCAAGCGATTCGCAATCCCCTGTTCAAAACCGACATCAATGAAGTGTTGCGCTTCATCGTGCAGCATATTTGCCTGCGCGTGGCCACGCAGTCGGACAAATTCGATTTTCAGCTCGATCTGGATCAACGCCTGCCGCGCGTGCCGATCAACGAATTCGTGGTGTGGGAAATTCTCGAGCCGTTGTTGCGCAACGGCATGGAGCACAGCGGCGCCGGCCGCATCACGATTACCGTACACACGCGTTATTATCCGGAACAGAAATTCTCGCGCGTGACCATTGCCGATGATGGCAAGGGCATCGATCCCGCGCTGCTGGCCACCAATAGCGCGGGCATCAAGCGCATTTTTTTGGAAAACATCTCGACCAAAGAAAACGAGCACAACTCAGGCTACGGCTGTTATCTTGCTTACGAAATTGCCAAGCAGCGCTGCGGTTGGGATTTGGAAGTTGCGAATCTGCCGGCGCGCGGCTGCCAATTTACCTTGACGATTCCTCATGAAAGTCACTGA